One part of the Mariniblastus fucicola genome encodes these proteins:
- a CDS encoding EamA family transporter, translated as MIWCVRVVGISATSVVSVLSMLIPIVFAAMVWGDKPQLIQSAGIALAFISLILIGVKPQRQATAIADSAAESAWKGPLILGGFFLLCGLARVAQEAFKHLSPVTQKPTYLLAAFLVAAIPSMIVLLWRRQKLLPMELMIGAAMGIANGCQTLFTLKTLDYMEGFIFFPVSSAGSIIFTMFVAVVWLEERLGRRAIIGIAIAVAALIMMNLKPT; from the coding sequence GTGATCTGGTGCGTTCGCGTCGTCGGCATTTCTGCCACTTCGGTGGTCAGCGTTCTGTCGATGCTGATCCCGATCGTCTTCGCCGCGATGGTTTGGGGCGACAAGCCTCAGCTCATCCAGTCGGCTGGGATTGCTCTGGCTTTCATTAGCCTGATTCTGATCGGGGTCAAACCGCAACGGCAGGCAACCGCGATCGCCGATTCGGCAGCCGAGTCAGCATGGAAGGGACCGCTGATTCTCGGAGGTTTCTTTCTTCTCTGCGGTTTGGCACGCGTGGCCCAGGAAGCTTTCAAACACCTCAGCCCGGTAACGCAAAAGCCAACCTACCTGCTGGCGGCTTTCCTCGTCGCTGCGATTCCGTCGATGATCGTTCTGTTGTGGCGGCGGCAAAAACTGTTGCCGATGGAGCTGATGATTGGTGCCGCAATGGGAATCGCCAACGGATGCCAGACCCTGTTCACGCTCAAGACGCTGGACTACATGGAGGGCTTCATTTTCTTCCCCGTTTCGAGCGCGGGAAGCATCATCTTCACAATGTTCGTCGCCGTTGTTTGGCTGGAAGAAAGACTTGGTCGCCGAGCGATTATCGGAATCGCGATCGCTGTCGCCGCATTGATTATGATGAACCTGAAACCAACGTAA
- a CDS encoding GNAT family N-acetyltransferase — protein sequence MKIIKALREKGIRTCVAIAFDRLVPSWLMRMRRFNVYEMDPESVSSPVEAADIVVRWSTSEAETQAVEKFMGPQRSVVDVGAEHMKVCFAEVDGELAGAIWMTSNIFMESGLTVRYELSDQQVWLFGAYVEKRFRRHGVYSRILEFILPDLEAAGKSQILLSVNPDNIASRKVHERHARRTVGTAYAFRFLGIAMCTTVGDIAINRRFTWNHRSNPIVLRFAK from the coding sequence GTGAAAATCATCAAAGCGCTTCGAGAGAAAGGAATCCGAACCTGTGTGGCAATCGCCTTCGACCGACTCGTCCCTTCGTGGCTGATGCGAATGCGACGCTTCAATGTCTATGAGATGGATCCGGAATCGGTTTCGTCACCTGTAGAAGCCGCAGACATCGTCGTACGGTGGAGCACTTCCGAAGCTGAAACTCAGGCAGTCGAGAAGTTCATGGGTCCGCAACGCAGCGTCGTGGACGTGGGAGCCGAGCACATGAAAGTCTGCTTTGCCGAAGTCGATGGCGAACTGGCGGGTGCGATTTGGATGACGTCCAACATCTTCATGGAAAGCGGGCTGACGGTCCGCTATGAGTTGAGCGATCAGCAAGTCTGGCTGTTCGGCGCCTACGTGGAGAAACGTTTCCGACGGCACGGCGTGTACTCACGCATCCTCGAATTCATCCTTCCTGATCTCGAAGCGGCAGGCAAGAGTCAGATTTTGCTCTCGGTCAATCCCGACAACATTGCGTCCAGGAAAGTCCACGAGCGTCATGCCCGGCGGACGGTTGGAACGGCTTACGCATTCCGTTTTCTTGGCATCGCAATGTGCACCACGGTTGGCGACATTGCGATCAATCGACGGTTCACGTGGAACCACCGCTCCAATCCAATCGTGCTTCGTTTCGCGAAATGA
- a CDS encoding DUF1501 domain-containing protein — MSELENELKYKTLLNTTRRHFLGQCSTGLGAIWLASQSSKAKAGTVLRDADASKAIPKAKRVIFLHMIGAPSQLELFDFKPDLKKLDGKNCPQSFLEGKRFAFIQGTPQMLGHRFPFKQYGKSGAWVSDRLPHFSKHVDDVCFIKSMQTDQFNHGPAQLMVHTGQPRLGYPSIGSWVTYGLGAENENLPGFVVLLSGGRQPRVGKALWSGGFLPSVYQGVQCRSTGDPVLNISNPKGVTKDRRREMLDALGKLNRESYEKFGDPETLTRVAQYELAFRMQDEVPDAMDIKQESKETLEMYGAQPGKQSFANNCLLARRLVEKGVRFVQLFDWGWDTHGSNKGESLNHGFITKCKSVDRPMSALIADLKQRGMLDDTLVVWSGEFGRTPMRENRGGKEMAFYGRDHNPSAYTMWMAGGGVKAGMTYGASDEVGYNAVENPVHLRDFHATLLHLLGIDHHKFSVPFQGLDQKLTGVKEANVIRDILV, encoded by the coding sequence ATGAGCGAACTCGAAAACGAACTGAAGTACAAAACTCTGCTGAATACAACACGACGGCACTTCCTCGGACAGTGCTCGACGGGCTTGGGCGCGATCTGGTTGGCGTCTCAGTCTTCCAAAGCCAAAGCTGGTACGGTTCTTCGCGACGCGGATGCTTCGAAGGCGATTCCGAAAGCCAAGCGGGTGATTTTCCTGCACATGATTGGCGCGCCGAGCCAATTGGAGCTGTTTGATTTCAAACCGGATCTGAAAAAGCTTGATGGCAAGAACTGCCCGCAAAGTTTCCTTGAAGGAAAGCGTTTTGCGTTCATCCAGGGGACGCCGCAGATGTTGGGGCATCGCTTTCCGTTCAAACAGTATGGTAAATCGGGAGCCTGGGTTTCCGACCGCTTGCCGCACTTTTCCAAACACGTCGACGACGTATGCTTCATCAAGTCCATGCAGACGGACCAGTTCAATCATGGACCGGCTCAGCTGATGGTCCATACCGGACAGCCGCGACTGGGTTATCCTTCGATCGGATCGTGGGTGACGTACGGACTGGGTGCGGAAAACGAGAATCTGCCAGGATTCGTCGTGCTGCTTTCGGGCGGACGCCAACCTCGCGTCGGCAAGGCGTTGTGGAGCGGTGGATTTCTTCCTTCGGTTTACCAGGGAGTGCAATGTCGATCGACGGGCGATCCGGTGCTGAACATTTCCAACCCGAAAGGCGTTACCAAAGATCGTCGCCGCGAAATGCTTGACGCGTTAGGAAAGCTGAATCGCGAGTCCTATGAAAAGTTCGGCGATCCCGAAACGCTGACCCGGGTCGCGCAGTACGAACTGGCGTTCCGGATGCAGGACGAAGTTCCCGACGCGATGGATATTAAACAGGAGTCCAAAGAAACGCTGGAGATGTACGGTGCTCAGCCTGGCAAGCAATCGTTCGCCAACAACTGTCTGCTGGCTCGGCGTCTGGTCGAAAAGGGCGTCCGTTTCGTTCAACTTTTCGATTGGGGCTGGGACACGCACGGTTCCAACAAGGGCGAGTCACTCAACCACGGCTTCATCACCAAGTGCAAATCCGTCGACCGTCCGATGTCGGCATTGATCGCTGACTTGAAGCAGCGCGGCATGTTGGACGACACGCTTGTCGTCTGGAGCGGCGAGTTTGGCCGGACTCCCATGCGTGAAAATCGCGGCGGCAAAGAGATGGCGTTTTACGGCCGCGACCACAACCCGTCAGCCTACACGATGTGGATGGCTGGCGGTGGCGTTAAAGCCGGCATGACCTACGGTGCGTCCGATGAGGTCGGCTATAACGCGGTCGAGAACCCGGTGCATCTACGTGACTTCCACGCAACGCTGCTGCATTTGTTGGGCATCGACCACCACAAATTTTCCGTTCCCTTCCAGGGACTCGATCAGAAGCTTACCGGTGTCAAGGAAGCCAACGTGATTCGCGACATCCTCGTTTGA
- a CDS encoding PSD1 and planctomycete cytochrome C domain-containing protein, producing the protein MMFTQKRKPSIAIGVSKLTLLLCFALLFQTLQSDKLAAEEPNHADKIQFNVHIQPILNRHCTACHGGVKQAADISFVYRDQVVAPEGWIVEPGEPDDSLLMERILTDDADEKMPPPDHGAGLSEDEVELVRQWIKQGAKWSNHWAFEKPLPQTLPETKDKAWARQPIDHFVLAKLEANDIKPAAEAEPVRWLRRATLDLTGLPPTLEERDQFLEALAACENAEQKEQAYADVADRLLASDSYGERWASVWLDQVRYADSKGLGLDGPRTIWKYRDWVIDAYNRDLPFDEFTVKQIAGDLLPDPQIEDYIATAAHRLTQTNEEGGTDDEEFRIAAVLDRTNTTWQAWQGVTFGCVQCHSHPYDPIRHEEYYKFAAFFNNTADSDLGEDWPTINAPNNTKDYDKASELDLKIAELKQSVWEPQFSVVESKADWKAVVDLQAKTSNQTQVTVESKADHAEFHTVDTVSKGTDITLTAALPQGLSNITAIRFTAMPLNPKSALQDSEWGFILSHVMAHWIVPGKKDPVAIKIERLIGDEADPFHNPNDSLSEKSKNGFGAYTRIYRPRTAALVLESATDIPENAKLQIVLKHRGEALGAFPLVTKRGHLAVTDSDEFAKLASDETLKTNRRELAATKKRRGAIKSTSVPVLKERPASLARSQQVFIRGLYLTKGDTVTGDTPAAFNSLPEDSQKSRLDLANWMVGPDNPLTARVAVNRFWARLFGNGLVATEEDFGSSGEMPSNQSLLDFLALQFQNEFGWSQKKLLRQLVLSSTYRQSSAIRPELQEQDSANRMLARGPRNRLSSEVVRDQALAIAGLLSDKKFGPPVRPPLPDGVWKPFASWDKWTTPDTNSEDRYRRAIYTYTKRSIPYPMFAAFDAPSREVCTPRRLPSNTPIQALMTLNDQTMIECAEAFAKRMQSFDGDINEQIRKGFLLATCREPESEEIETSVNLLAAYDDDSKAEGWNALASVFLNLDEVLTK; encoded by the coding sequence ATGATGTTCACGCAAAAACGAAAGCCATCGATCGCGATCGGTGTTTCGAAATTGACGTTGCTTCTTTGCTTCGCACTTCTTTTTCAGACATTGCAATCGGACAAACTTGCGGCTGAGGAACCGAACCATGCGGACAAGATCCAGTTCAACGTCCACATCCAGCCGATTCTGAACAGACATTGCACGGCCTGTCATGGCGGCGTCAAACAGGCCGCTGATATTTCTTTCGTTTACCGCGACCAGGTCGTTGCACCGGAGGGCTGGATCGTCGAACCGGGCGAACCGGATGATTCGCTACTGATGGAACGGATTCTTACCGACGACGCGGATGAAAAGATGCCTCCGCCGGATCACGGTGCCGGGCTGAGCGAAGACGAAGTTGAATTGGTCAGACAGTGGATCAAGCAGGGTGCCAAGTGGAGCAACCATTGGGCGTTCGAAAAGCCGTTGCCTCAAACGTTGCCGGAAACAAAAGACAAAGCTTGGGCTCGCCAACCGATTGATCATTTCGTTCTGGCCAAGCTGGAAGCCAACGACATCAAGCCTGCAGCAGAAGCCGAGCCGGTACGTTGGCTGCGTCGGGCGACGCTGGACCTGACGGGTCTGCCGCCGACGCTGGAGGAACGCGACCAGTTCCTCGAAGCTTTGGCTGCTTGCGAGAATGCGGAACAAAAAGAACAAGCCTACGCGGACGTCGCTGATCGATTGCTCGCATCGGATTCCTATGGTGAGCGTTGGGCGAGCGTGTGGTTGGATCAGGTTCGCTACGCGGACTCGAAAGGGCTGGGCCTGGACGGACCAAGGACGATCTGGAAGTATCGCGACTGGGTTATCGACGCTTACAACCGCGATCTGCCTTTCGATGAATTTACCGTCAAGCAGATCGCTGGAGACTTGTTGCCTGATCCGCAAATTGAGGACTACATCGCGACGGCCGCGCATCGGCTAACGCAAACCAACGAGGAAGGCGGCACCGACGATGAAGAGTTTCGTATCGCGGCCGTTTTGGACCGCACCAACACCACCTGGCAAGCCTGGCAGGGCGTGACTTTTGGCTGCGTTCAGTGTCACAGCCATCCTTACGATCCGATTCGCCACGAGGAGTACTACAAGTTCGCGGCTTTCTTCAACAACACGGCTGACTCCGATTTGGGTGAGGATTGGCCGACGATCAACGCTCCGAACAACACGAAAGATTACGACAAAGCTTCCGAGTTGGATCTGAAAATTGCTGAACTCAAACAGTCGGTCTGGGAGCCGCAGTTTTCGGTCGTCGAAAGCAAAGCTGACTGGAAAGCGGTTGTCGACCTGCAAGCCAAAACGAGCAACCAGACTCAAGTCACCGTTGAATCGAAAGCTGACCACGCGGAGTTCCACACTGTCGACACGGTCAGCAAGGGCACCGACATCACGTTGACCGCCGCGCTGCCGCAAGGCCTGTCGAACATCACGGCGATCCGCTTCACGGCGATGCCGCTGAATCCGAAAAGCGCGCTGCAGGATTCCGAATGGGGATTCATTCTTTCCCACGTCATGGCTCACTGGATTGTTCCTGGCAAGAAGGATCCGGTTGCGATTAAGATCGAGCGTTTGATTGGTGACGAAGCCGATCCGTTTCACAATCCGAACGACAGCCTGAGCGAGAAATCCAAGAACGGATTTGGTGCTTACACGCGAATTTATCGACCTCGAACGGCGGCGCTAGTGCTCGAGTCGGCGACGGACATTCCTGAAAATGCGAAACTGCAAATCGTGCTCAAGCACCGTGGCGAAGCACTGGGTGCGTTTCCGTTGGTGACAAAGCGTGGTCACCTCGCGGTTACGGATTCAGACGAATTCGCCAAACTTGCATCAGATGAAACGCTTAAGACGAACCGCCGCGAGTTGGCGGCGACGAAGAAACGACGCGGGGCCATCAAGTCGACTTCCGTGCCGGTGCTCAAAGAGCGTCCTGCCAGCCTGGCTCGCAGCCAACAGGTTTTCATTCGCGGGCTGTACCTGACCAAGGGCGATACGGTTACGGGAGACACACCCGCTGCGTTCAATTCGCTGCCGGAAGATTCGCAAAAGTCGCGGTTGGATTTGGCGAACTGGATGGTTGGCCCCGACAATCCGCTCACCGCACGGGTGGCGGTGAATCGTTTCTGGGCACGCCTGTTCGGCAATGGATTGGTCGCCACCGAAGAAGACTTTGGTTCCTCGGGCGAGATGCCTTCGAATCAAAGTCTGCTGGACTTTCTCGCGTTGCAGTTTCAAAACGAGTTCGGTTGGAGCCAGAAGAAATTGCTTCGACAACTTGTCCTTTCGAGCACGTATCGGCAGAGTTCAGCGATCCGTCCGGAGCTACAAGAACAGGACTCGGCCAATCGAATGTTGGCCCGAGGACCACGTAATCGACTTTCTTCCGAAGTCGTCCGCGATCAGGCCCTGGCAATCGCCGGCTTGCTCAGCGACAAGAAATTTGGTCCGCCGGTGCGTCCGCCTTTGCCCGATGGCGTCTGGAAACCATTCGCCAGTTGGGACAAATGGACGACGCCGGATACCAATTCCGAAGATCGATATCGCCGCGCCATTTACACGTACACCAAACGCAGCATTCCGTATCCGATGTTCGCGGCCTTTGATGCTCCGTCGCGTGAAGTTTGTACGCCGCGTCGACTTCCGTCGAACACTCCGATTCAGGCTCTGATGACGCTTAATGACCAAACGATGATTGAGTGCGCTGAAGCATTTGCCAAACGGATGCAGTCATTCGACGGCGACATCAACGAACAGATTCGCAAAGGATTTCTGTTGGCGACTTGCCGCGAACCGGAGTCAGAAGAAATTGAAACGTCGGTGAATTTGTTGGCCGCATACGATGATGACAGCAAGGCCGAAGGCTGGAATGCCCTTGCCAGCGTTTTCCTGAACCTTGATGAGGTACTGACGAAATGA
- a CDS encoding LamG domain-containing protein codes for MENDKQLKRLSQLVSRVVDGDLSVEESGELADMLDGSEDCRRRYLQYLEMDTLLTERSGAQSPVYGLDFAGLDRKEASDRKNCGSGGSLTRWGNMPRLSTMLSCAVAVLLLANLCWSVTSVFLGSSDANQVAVDSKKTPRLVATTACVWDSESSASVGKSLSFGEPIQLLEGIAEFSVRNLYGESATILIEGPANFYVRSDGQLGLRNGMLTAKANHSVGEFRIDIPNGAVLFSGNASIGVDARFSEGLVHSFGGVAKIESYYAIDESVGPIEIPKGESAGFVLKPDGEITVSRKVADESSFASKRSMSFDRLGLDENYRDAVMKSEPRIYWRFEGSDIVHNEMSDRFNAYMKGKVHRKQFGENVTAEFGLSAQGSGFVTTDYWPEKPLEEYTIELWAKPSHYHNGAMIGLCAPNSRIHGLMLEIGAPYHEFDYHTRPNRFRFLHRAPPAPSGGTSCYGGDEYKVRVWQHIVARKRGKELELFIDGKFVSSIEEKLPLAENLVVVIGQLYPHRIERSFIGQIDEVAIYERAMSDDEIKAHLEAARKKSSGPKTDLSLLTM; via the coding sequence ATGGAAAATGACAAACAACTAAAACGATTGTCCCAGCTTGTAAGTCGCGTCGTTGACGGCGATCTTTCAGTTGAGGAATCCGGCGAACTTGCTGATATGTTGGACGGTTCCGAGGATTGTCGTCGACGATATTTGCAGTATCTGGAAATGGATACTTTGCTGACCGAACGCAGCGGAGCTCAGTCTCCGGTTTACGGACTGGACTTTGCTGGCTTGGATCGCAAGGAAGCCAGCGACAGGAAAAACTGTGGATCGGGTGGATCTTTGACTCGGTGGGGCAATATGCCGCGACTTTCGACAATGCTGTCCTGCGCCGTTGCCGTGTTGCTGCTTGCGAATCTGTGTTGGAGCGTTACTTCAGTATTCCTGGGCTCTAGCGACGCAAATCAAGTTGCCGTGGACTCCAAAAAAACGCCACGGCTTGTAGCCACGACAGCCTGCGTGTGGGATTCGGAATCCTCAGCGTCGGTCGGCAAATCGCTCAGTTTCGGAGAGCCGATTCAACTGCTTGAGGGGATCGCTGAGTTTAGCGTTCGAAATCTTTACGGCGAATCAGCGACGATTCTTATCGAAGGTCCGGCAAATTTTTACGTACGTTCCGACGGACAGCTGGGATTGCGAAATGGCATGCTGACGGCGAAGGCCAACCATAGCGTGGGCGAATTTCGCATCGACATCCCCAACGGTGCGGTTCTGTTTTCCGGCAACGCCTCAATTGGCGTTGATGCAAGATTTTCGGAAGGCCTCGTGCACTCTTTCGGCGGTGTCGCGAAAATCGAAAGCTATTATGCGATCGATGAATCGGTTGGACCAATCGAGATCCCCAAGGGTGAGTCTGCTGGATTTGTATTGAAACCGGATGGTGAGATTACGGTTTCGAGAAAGGTCGCGGACGAAAGTAGTTTTGCATCCAAACGAAGCATGTCTTTTGACCGGCTTGGTCTGGATGAAAATTATCGCGATGCCGTCATGAAGTCAGAGCCGAGAATTTACTGGCGCTTTGAAGGCAGCGACATCGTGCATAACGAAATGTCGGACAGGTTCAACGCTTACATGAAAGGCAAGGTGCACCGCAAGCAGTTCGGTGAGAATGTGACTGCGGAATTTGGCCTTTCGGCTCAAGGCAGTGGTTTCGTCACCACCGATTATTGGCCAGAAAAACCTCTCGAAGAATACACGATTGAACTGTGGGCAAAGCCTTCGCATTACCACAACGGCGCGATGATTGGCTTATGCGCTCCCAACAGCAGAATTCATGGTTTGATGCTTGAAATTGGAGCCCCCTATCACGAGTTTGACTATCACACACGCCCAAACCGGTTTCGTTTTCTTCATCGTGCACCACCTGCGCCGTCGGGCGGAACGTCCTGCTATGGCGGTGACGAGTACAAGGTTCGGGTATGGCAACACATTGTTGCGAGGAAAAGAGGTAAGGAACTTGAGCTTTTCATCGACGGCAAATTTGTGTCCAGTATCGAGGAGAAGTTGCCATTGGCAGAAAATCTCGTTGTTGTGATTGGACAACTTTACCCACACCGAATTGAGCGATCCTTCATCGGTCAAATCGACGAAGTGGCGATCTACGAACGGGCAATGTCAGATGACGAGATCAAAGCCCACTTGGAAGCTGCCCGAAAAAAGAGTTCTGGACCAAAAACGGATTTGAGTTTGCTTACCATGTGA
- a CDS encoding sigma-70 family RNA polymerase sigma factor — translation MSEKNEYGLTVEVVLGLTEAQPRLYSYLLRRLARADQAQEVLQNVNLAICKKAGDFTEGSNFMAWAFTVAHFELLSFRQMQARERLVFSDELMRKLNHTEASLKDELQCVDRKSALEVCVSLLPTEQQNLVTRRYMDSNSVKAIAADLGRTTNAISILLHRIRERLLECVNRRLAAEISD, via the coding sequence ATGTCAGAAAAAAACGAATATGGGCTGACCGTTGAGGTCGTGCTTGGTCTGACAGAAGCTCAACCGCGGCTCTATTCCTATCTTCTGCGGAGGCTGGCGCGTGCTGATCAGGCTCAAGAGGTGCTGCAAAACGTCAATTTGGCGATTTGCAAGAAAGCCGGTGACTTCACCGAGGGTTCGAACTTCATGGCTTGGGCATTTACGGTGGCCCACTTTGAACTGCTTTCCTTCCGGCAGATGCAAGCACGAGAGAGGCTTGTTTTTTCGGATGAACTCATGCGAAAGCTGAACCACACAGAGGCCTCACTCAAGGACGAGCTACAATGTGTTGACAGAAAATCAGCACTGGAAGTTTGTGTGAGCCTGCTCCCCACAGAGCAACAGAATTTGGTTACGCGACGCTATATGGACTCCAATTCCGTCAAAGCGATCGCCGCCGATCTCGGGCGAACCACGAATGCGATTAGCATCCTGTTGCACCGAATTCGCGAGAGGCTATTGGAATGTGTCAACCGACGACTGGCAGCTGAGATTAGTGACTGA
- a CDS encoding DUF1559 domain-containing protein, which produces MRRNHPKIRGFTLVELLVVIAIIGILIGMLLPAVQQVREAARRTECANKLRQITLACHNYESAHMGFPAGASYSPSPRSEGGGGYSFGPSFYGKILAFIEQNSLYSQMTWRGRSPGYIHEGGGDVNNAGFANRDIVLDAGVLPMIRCPSSSGPDAAQRNADFTYSPFAHYAGVSGCVDPTTFTESRLFDDGYLGIISGSGMMVANTEVGFGMCSDGSSNTMLLGEMSGKLERLITGTYSHVTASGTTHGWLMGTRVDGTPPSLDPSDTTGDDRVFNTVSIRYNINQEPFANELFPGMGSNVGANNPLNSDHAGGVNVSLADGSVHFLGEDTQLESLKKLATRDDGQVLESIF; this is translated from the coding sequence ATGAGACGAAATCATCCTAAAATCCGAGGTTTTACCCTCGTCGAGCTCCTCGTTGTTATTGCAATTATCGGAATTCTGATCGGAATGCTGCTTCCTGCGGTCCAGCAGGTACGTGAAGCGGCTCGCAGAACCGAATGCGCCAACAAGCTGAGGCAAATCACGCTCGCTTGTCACAACTACGAGTCAGCCCATATGGGCTTTCCAGCTGGAGCCAGCTATTCCCCGTCGCCCCGATCTGAAGGCGGTGGCGGCTACAGCTTTGGCCCCAGTTTTTACGGGAAAATCCTCGCTTTCATCGAGCAGAATTCTCTCTACAGCCAGATGACGTGGCGAGGACGATCGCCCGGCTACATCCACGAAGGCGGCGGAGACGTCAACAACGCTGGATTCGCCAACCGGGACATCGTGCTTGATGCTGGCGTCCTCCCAATGATTCGTTGCCCAAGTTCTTCGGGGCCAGATGCTGCACAGCGAAACGCGGACTTCACGTACTCGCCGTTCGCACACTACGCCGGAGTTTCAGGTTGCGTCGATCCGACGACTTTCACCGAATCACGCCTGTTTGACGATGGCTATCTTGGCATCATCTCCGGTAGCGGCATGATGGTCGCCAATACGGAAGTCGGATTTGGCATGTGTAGTGACGGTTCAAGCAACACAATGCTGTTGGGCGAAATGTCGGGCAAGCTCGAACGTTTGATCACGGGAACGTATTCTCACGTGACCGCTTCGGGTACAACGCACGGTTGGCTGATGGGTACGCGAGTCGACGGCACGCCTCCAAGCCTCGATCCTTCTGATACGACTGGCGACGATCGTGTCTTCAACACGGTTTCGATTCGTTACAACATCAATCAGGAGCCGTTTGCGAATGAACTGTTCCCGGGGATGGGAAGTAACGTCGGTGCCAACAATCCGCTCAACTCGGATCACGCTGGAGGAGTAAACGTTTCTCTCGCCGATGGCTCTGTTCATTTCCTTGGCGAAGATACCCAGTTGGAGTCATTGAAAAAGCTCGCGACGCGGGATGATGGACAGGTTCTTGAATCGATATTTTAG
- a CDS encoding radical SAM protein has product MAGQLNAHLYLGTTQSLCPDCLNVVPAKIVNRDGQIWFDKFCPDHGSRSDFVCSDAKWWDRMEFNVPGRRPVKFGVEPNRGCPYDCGLCTQHEQHTCIAVLELTDSCNLKCPMCYAASGPGRKHLTFDQCVAAIDRLVEVEGRPEILQLSGGEPTIHPQFAEVLQYACDQPIDLVMVNTNGIRIASDERLVEVLAQQKNRCQIYLQMDGLNDRSNEYLRGESLLDRKMKATEVLGAAGLNVTLVATMQPDLNMDQIGPLIEFAIQRPWITGVSFQPATYVGRSALPEDLSRRITFPDIIREVELQTQSRFRESDFFPIPCAHPNAHTLCYAFRSGTEVVPVTRFVDIEKHFDLLANGISLNRENTRQIVEQLMLRESCGPGCDCSGGAEIEGGLVSLMQSSTAPKTNGSDIDWASLASDFFSRAMSADLGNADMFRITTTSFMDVYNFDIRQLMKSCVHHLLPSGHLVPFCAWNVLYRDGHIPLPDLEKAKLADTVNLS; this is encoded by the coding sequence ATGGCCGGCCAACTTAATGCACATCTCTATCTCGGCACGACGCAGAGTCTTTGTCCCGATTGCCTCAACGTCGTTCCGGCAAAGATCGTCAATCGAGATGGCCAAATCTGGTTCGACAAATTTTGTCCGGACCATGGTTCTCGCAGCGACTTCGTCTGCAGTGATGCGAAGTGGTGGGATCGCATGGAGTTCAACGTTCCGGGACGCCGACCGGTGAAGTTCGGCGTCGAACCCAATCGCGGTTGTCCTTACGACTGCGGGCTCTGCACTCAACACGAACAACACACATGCATCGCGGTTTTGGAGCTAACCGATTCCTGCAATTTGAAATGTCCGATGTGCTACGCCGCCAGCGGTCCCGGCAGAAAGCATCTGACGTTCGACCAATGTGTTGCCGCGATCGATCGCCTGGTCGAAGTCGAAGGCCGACCGGAAATCCTGCAGCTCTCCGGTGGTGAACCGACCATCCATCCGCAGTTCGCCGAAGTATTGCAATACGCCTGCGATCAGCCTATCGATTTGGTGATGGTCAACACGAACGGTATTCGAATCGCGAGTGATGAAAGACTGGTCGAAGTTCTTGCTCAGCAAAAAAACCGTTGCCAGATCTATTTGCAGATGGACGGGCTCAACGATCGCAGCAACGAATATCTCCGCGGCGAATCTTTGCTCGATCGCAAAATGAAAGCCACCGAAGTCCTGGGTGCCGCTGGCTTGAACGTGACGCTGGTCGCGACGATGCAGCCCGATTTGAACATGGATCAGATCGGTCCGCTGATCGAATTCGCAATTCAGCGTCCCTGGATCACAGGAGTCAGCTTTCAGCCGGCAACTTACGTCGGTCGCAGTGCGCTGCCGGAGGACCTCTCGCGTCGCATCACGTTTCCGGACATCATCCGCGAAGTCGAATTGCAAACGCAGAGCCGATTCCGTGAAAGCGACTTCTTTCCGATCCCTTGTGCTCATCCCAACGCCCACACGTTGTGTTATGCCTTTCGCAGCGGCACCGAAGTTGTTCCTGTGACTCGGTTCGTCGACATCGAGAAACATTTTGATCTGCTGGCCAATGGAATCAGTTTGAATCGCGAAAACACGCGGCAAATCGTCGAGCAATTGATGCTCCGCGAGTCCTGCGGTCCGGGTTGCGACTGCAGCGGCGGCGCGGAAATCGAAGGCGGGCTGGTTTCGCTGATGCAAAGCAGCACAGCGCCGAAAACCAACGGCAGCGACATCGATTGGGCATCTCTTGCAAGCGATTTTTTCAGCCGTGCGATGAGTGCCGATCTTGGCAACGCCGACATGTTCCGGATCACAACGACCAGCTTCATGGACGTCTACAACTTCGACATCCGTCAGCTGATGAAATCCTGCGTGCACCATCTACTGCCTTCGGGTCACCTGGTTCCGTTTTGTGCCTGGAACGTGCTCTATCGAGACGGCCACATTCCGTTGCCGGATCTGGAGAAAGCCAAACTCGCCGACACGGTTAATCTGTCGTAA